One Bdellovibrionales bacterium CG10_big_fil_rev_8_21_14_0_10_45_34 genomic region harbors:
- a CDS encoding ribonucleoside-diphosphate reductase encodes MTTEPLLEPNRKRFVLFPIQHDAVWEMYKMAEASFWTAEEIDLSADQADWQKLSDDERHFVKHVLAFFAASDGIVNENLAMRFCSEVQIPEARCFYGFQIAIENIHSETYSLLIDTYIKDNKEKQRLFNAVEHIPCVKRKAEWALNWIESSKSFAERLVAFAAVEGIFFSGSFCSIFWLKKRGLMPGLTFSNELISRDEGLHCDFACLLFNMLKEKPDAATVKQIVLDAVEIEKEFVTDSLPVDLIGMNSRLMSQYIEFVADRLIVALGFEKVYKVTNPFDWMELISLQGKTNFFEKRVGEYQKSGVMSGKDTQVFSLDAEF; translated from the coding sequence ATGACTACAGAACCTTTATTGGAGCCCAACCGAAAACGCTTTGTTTTGTTTCCCATCCAGCACGACGCGGTTTGGGAGATGTACAAGATGGCAGAAGCCAGCTTTTGGACAGCTGAAGAAATCGATCTCTCAGCAGATCAGGCTGACTGGCAAAAGCTGAGCGATGATGAGCGCCACTTTGTTAAGCACGTCCTCGCTTTTTTTGCCGCGAGTGACGGAATCGTTAACGAAAACTTGGCCATGAGATTTTGCAGTGAAGTGCAGATTCCAGAGGCAAGGTGTTTTTATGGCTTTCAAATTGCCATCGAAAACATTCACTCAGAGACCTACAGCTTATTGATAGACACCTATATCAAAGATAACAAAGAGAAGCAGAGGCTGTTCAATGCTGTGGAGCATATCCCTTGCGTGAAGCGAAAAGCCGAGTGGGCGCTCAACTGGATTGAAAGTAGCAAGTCCTTTGCTGAGAGACTGGTTGCCTTTGCGGCTGTTGAAGGCATTTTCTTTTCAGGAAGTTTCTGCTCTATTTTTTGGCTTAAGAAGCGCGGACTGATGCCGGGCCTAACCTTTTCAAACGAACTCATTAGCCGCGATGAAGGACTTCATTGTGATTTTGCCTGTTTGCTCTTTAATATGCTCAAAGAAAAGCCAGATGCGGCTACGGTAAAGCAAATTGTTCTTGATGCTGTTGAAATCGAAAAGGAATTCGTAACAGACTCGTTACCCGTCGATCTCATTGGAATGAACTCTCGTCTTATGTCGCAGTACATAGAATTTGTGGCCGATAGACTCATTGTGGCTCTTGGCTTTGAAAAAGTGTATAAAGTCACAAATCCGTTTGATTGGATGGAGTTGATCTCACTTCAAGGTAAGACCAACTTTTTTGAAAAGAGAGTGGGCGAGTACCAGAAATCTGGTGTGATGTCGGGTAAAGATACCCAGGTATTCTCACTAGATGCCGAATTTTAG